The proteins below are encoded in one region of Candidatus Woesearchaeota archaeon:
- a CDS encoding peptidylprolyl isomerase: MTEKIHCKHILVGSRPEAQDILEMLKDGAQFEAIARER; encoded by the coding sequence ATGACAGAAAAAATCCATTGTAAACATATTCTTGTGGGCTCTCGCCCTGAAGCTCAAGACATTCTTGAAATGCTTAAAGATGGTGCGCAGTTTGAGGCCATTGCAAGGGAGCGA